From Nonlabens sp. Ci31, the proteins below share one genomic window:
- a CDS encoding type III pantothenate kinase → MIIAIDIGNTSIKIAVMDHLNIYKAKRSNLSSFTTDLQNLLDIYPDINEVALCNVGKFPKELLQYLKVKFQRVFEVNSSIQLPFNNHYQSLTLGNDRMALVAGALFLSGKNKPLLVIDAGTCVTYDFIDEDKNYRGGAISPGLRLRYESLHNFTANLPLLEPQEVKEIVGNTTETSIHSGVMNGLSLEIKGVIKSYKKSHKDLEVFITGGDSELLIKQLKNRFFATPFLMLQGIYNLYLFNKNL, encoded by the coding sequence ATGATTATAGCGATAGACATAGGTAACACCTCCATCAAGATTGCTGTAATGGATCATTTAAATATTTATAAAGCCAAACGATCCAACCTCAGCAGTTTCACTACCGACTTACAAAACCTCTTAGACATCTATCCAGATATAAATGAAGTGGCACTATGTAATGTGGGTAAATTCCCAAAAGAATTATTACAATACCTCAAAGTAAAATTCCAAAGAGTTTTTGAAGTTAACAGCAGTATACAATTGCCATTTAACAATCATTATCAAAGCTTAACGTTGGGTAACGACCGCATGGCACTAGTCGCTGGAGCACTTTTTTTATCGGGTAAAAATAAGCCTTTACTTGTGATAGACGCTGGTACCTGCGTGACTTATGACTTTATAGACGAAGACAAAAATTACCGTGGTGGTGCCATTTCTCCAGGATTAAGATTGCGTTATGAATCACTCCATAATTTTACGGCAAACCTACCGTTATTAGAACCACAAGAAGTAAAAGAAATAGTTGGAAACACAACTGAAACATCGATTCACAGTGGAGTTATGAACGGATTGAGTTTAGAAATAAAAGGAGTTATTAAGAGCTATAAAAAGTCTCATAAAGATTTAGAAGTATTTATAACCGGTGGTGATAGCGAGCTCTTGATAAAACAACTAAAAAACCGTTTCTTTGCCACGCCTTTTTTGATGCTACAGGGCATCTATAATTTGTACCTATTTAATAAAAACCTATGA
- the lptC gene encoding LPS export ABC transporter periplasmic protein LptC produces MRSYFHILKITITALAVIYFLASCDNNLKEIQKMEIASNEPASEGENMLLKHTDSGKLKLTLQGKKMLDFSNDEFPYTQFPDGIKVEVYEYRNNQTEVTTITANAGTLYDKTNLVDLKGNVKIITSDGNTFTGEQLYWDQTAKWIFTNQPPFEIVLKDPKTKEEVGRITATVLDASEDLKIYQARNPDDTFISKSKQ; encoded by the coding sequence GTGAGGTCATATTTTCACATATTAAAAATCACGATCACGGCACTAGCCGTGATCTATTTTTTAGCATCGTGTGATAATAATCTTAAGGAGATTCAAAAAATGGAAATAGCTTCTAACGAACCTGCAAGTGAAGGAGAAAACATGCTATTAAAACATACCGACAGCGGCAAATTAAAATTAACGCTGCAAGGAAAAAAAATGCTGGACTTTTCTAATGATGAATTCCCATACACGCAATTTCCAGATGGAATAAAAGTAGAAGTCTACGAATACAGAAATAATCAAACAGAGGTAACTACCATTACCGCAAACGCTGGTACTTTGTATGACAAAACCAATTTGGTCGATTTAAAAGGAAATGTAAAAATCATCACCAGTGATGGAAATACCTTTACAGGAGAACAGCTGTACTGGGACCAGACCGCAAAATGGATTTTTACCAACCAACCACCCTTTGAAATTGTTTTGAAAGACCCTAAAACAAAAGAAGAAGTAGGACGTATTACAGCAACTGTTCTGGACGCAAGTGAAGACCTTAAGATTTACCAAGCGAGAAATCCAGACGATACCTTTATATCAAAATCAAAACAATGA
- a CDS encoding hemolysin family protein, translating into MLLQILIIVLMLVLSAFFSGMEIAYVSSNKIHIELEKRQNDFIGRVLRKLTVQPSKFIITMLIGNSISLVIYGFAMETLMSGFLVEAFPQYSDALNNLLTQTVFTTLIILLTAEFLPKVFFQIYANELLKFFAIPAYIFFLFFWPVSWFCIQISDFILKAFFKSDGDALQLTFSKLELGNYITEQMESVQLQEDLDTEIQIFQNALDFGGLKAREVMVPRTEMISVHQDTEVKELNKKFVATGLSKILIHEDTIDDITGYVHSFDLFKSPKSVQKVKRNVINVPETMLAKDVLSLLTKRHKSIAIVLDEYGGTSGLITVEDIIEELFGEIEDEHDSDLLIDQQISETEFKLSARLEVDQINENYKLDLPKSDQYETLGGLIVNETAGIPDEGDIVIIDGNTYKILEKSDNKIDLVHLTLGEIE; encoded by the coding sequence ATGCTCCTACAGATTCTTATCATCGTTTTAATGCTGGTCTTGAGTGCTTTTTTCTCAGGAATGGAAATCGCTTATGTGTCTTCTAATAAGATCCATATAGAATTAGAAAAACGACAAAATGACTTCATAGGACGCGTACTGCGCAAGCTTACCGTACAGCCTTCTAAGTTTATTATCACCATGCTTATAGGTAATAGCATCTCGCTAGTGATCTATGGATTTGCTATGGAGACGTTAATGAGTGGTTTTTTAGTAGAGGCATTTCCTCAATACTCCGATGCTTTAAATAACCTTCTTACTCAAACCGTTTTTACTACCTTAATAATTCTCCTTACCGCAGAGTTTTTACCCAAAGTGTTTTTCCAAATCTACGCCAATGAATTATTGAAGTTTTTTGCCATTCCTGCCTATATCTTTTTCCTATTCTTCTGGCCGGTTTCTTGGTTTTGTATACAGATATCAGATTTTATACTCAAAGCTTTTTTTAAATCAGATGGAGATGCCTTGCAATTAACCTTTTCTAAACTAGAACTAGGTAATTATATTACTGAGCAGATGGAAAGTGTCCAACTGCAAGAAGATCTCGATACAGAAATCCAGATTTTTCAGAACGCCTTAGATTTTGGCGGTCTCAAAGCCCGTGAGGTCATGGTCCCCAGAACAGAAATGATATCAGTACATCAAGATACCGAAGTAAAAGAGCTGAATAAAAAGTTTGTTGCCACAGGTTTATCAAAAATACTTATTCACGAGGACACCATAGATGACATTACTGGATATGTACACAGTTTTGACCTATTTAAATCCCCTAAAAGTGTCCAAAAGGTTAAGCGTAACGTAATCAATGTTCCAGAAACAATGCTCGCAAAAGATGTTTTAAGCCTACTTACTAAACGACATAAAAGTATTGCCATCGTACTAGATGAGTATGGAGGCACAAGTGGTTTGATCACCGTAGAAGATATTATAGAAGAACTATTCGGAGAAATTGAAGATGAACACGATTCTGACTTATTAATCGATCAACAAATCAGTGAAACAGAGTTTAAATTGAGTGCTCGCCTGGAAGTAGACCAAATTAACGAAAACTATAAACTAGACCTCCCAAAAAGCGACCAGTACGAGACTTTAGGCGGTCTTATTGTTAATGAAACTGCAGGAATTCCAGACGAAGGAGACATTGTTATCATTGATGGAAATACCTATAAAATACTAGAGAAATCAGATAATAAGATAGATTTAGTCCATCTCACCTTAGGAGAAATCGAGTGA